A genomic segment from Candidatus Bathyarchaeota archaeon encodes:
- a CDS encoding RsmD family RNA methyltransferase has product MPVLITPETARRILKGERRISLDLGISQVSIGQWNEGVILPDGSLIGFDELEKAAKREDVVFILRDGRLYIAAMSGDHYYKLVPTDGAPTLEIDGIRMHRTKGTTPEADAKGKVESLRVEGGNVLDTCTGLGYTALAAVERGAQIVVSIELDPQVLKMAMINPWSRGLFEDPRIHLLIGDSYILVDALPTGFFQYIIHDPPRLSRAGHLYSMEFYKSLHRVLQVGGRLYHYTGEPGKRFRRLDIRRGVMKRLRIAGFKKVVYREEILGVICEK; this is encoded by the coding sequence ATTCCTGTGCTCATAACCCCCGAGACGGCTAGGAGAATCCTGAAGGGGGAGAGGAGAATCTCACTCGACCTTGGGATATCTCAGGTCTCGATAGGGCAGTGGAATGAGGGGGTTATCCTCCCCGATGGAAGCCTGATAGGGTTTGATGAGCTTGAGAAGGCTGCAAAGAGAGAAGATGTAGTCTTCATCCTAAGGGATGGAAGACTATACATAGCCGCCATGTCTGGAGACCACTACTATAAGCTTGTACCAACTGATGGAGCCCCAACCCTAGAGATTGACGGGATTAGGATGCACAGGACAAAGGGTACGACACCAGAGGCGGATGCCAAGGGGAAGGTGGAATCCCTAAGAGTTGAGGGAGGAAACGTCCTGGACACATGTACTGGGCTGGGCTATACTGCCCTAGCAGCGGTTGAGAGGGGAGCCCAGATCGTGGTCTCCATAGAACTCGACCCCCAGGTTCTGAAGATGGCGATGATCAACCCTTGGTCCAGGGGATTATTCGAGGATCCTAGAATTCACCTGTTGATCGGAGACTCGTACATCTTGGTCGACGCTCTGCCCACAGGCTTTTTCCAGTACATCATTCACGACCCCCCAAGGCTGTCTCGCGCCGGACATCTATACAGCATGGAGTTCTATAAGAGCCTCCATAGGGTTCTCCAGGTTGGTGGGAGACTCTACCATTATACTGGTGAGCCTGGGAAGAGGTTCAGAAGACTGGATATAAGAAGGGGCGTGATGAAGAGATTAAGAATAGCGGGCTTCAAAAAAGTGGTCTACCGGGAGGAGATCCTAGGAGTAATCTGCGAAAAGTGA
- a CDS encoding amidohydrolase family protein, which produces IEEAQRLKPTPDMRHRIEHNSLCTPKQLKRIKELGVTPSSSIGYMWGIGDDYAENFGPERERWLHPHKSMIDLGIIAGGNSDYPVSDGNPMVQIYEAVTRRTRTGRTIGPEEAITLKEALRLYTWNGAYLGKEEHIKGSIEPGKYADIVVLDRDILNISPEELKDVKVDITIVDGRIVFQRPKT; this is translated from the coding sequence ATAGAGGAGGCCCAGCGTCTAAAGCCAACCCCAGATATGAGGCATAGGATAGAGCATAACAGCCTCTGCACCCCGAAACAGCTGAAGAGGATAAAGGAGCTTGGGGTCACACCTAGCTCGAGCATAGGGTACATGTGGGGAATAGGGGATGACTATGCTGAGAACTTCGGCCCTGAGAGGGAGAGATGGCTCCACCCCCACAAGAGCATGATAGACCTGGGAATTATAGCCGGGGGAAACAGCGACTATCCAGTGAGCGATGGAAACCCAATGGTTCAGATATATGAGGCCGTGACCAGGAGGACAAGAACGGGGAGGACCATAGGTCCAGAAGAGGCCATAACCTTAAAGGAGGCTTTGAGGCTGTACACCTGGAACGGGGCCTATCTAGGAAAGGAAGAGCACATTAAGGGGAGTATAGAGCCGGGAAAATATGCGGACATCGTTGTACTGGATAGAGACATCCTAAACATTTCCCCCGAGGAATTAAAGGATGTAAAGGTAGACATAACAATAGTCGACGGCAGAATAGTCTTTCAACGACCGAAAACCTAA